One window from the genome of Acanthochromis polyacanthus isolate Apoly-LR-REF ecotype Palm Island chromosome 21, KAUST_Apoly_ChrSc, whole genome shotgun sequence encodes:
- the moto gene encoding meiosis-specific coiled-coil domain-containing protein MEIOC: protein MSAYNDRGLGQPVNNFLNLSDIFRPQNEMSSTSFDPFYEDHSIQSSVKPICNEQYVPEDINQLVSSFQSFMADSVCRGDFPNMHKQALGMHSEDSLVEEWKTTSPSMSTQSTPAMQIPKQLVGEFGTVQRERSEGVRKQIFKRHAFQDLPDFTSQNPECFQQSKQFSATLNFPNQYQNKMTMHRENINVSMNQYSNHHIQQSQIQNKIKPQMQKEKKRLHMSGLQGEVFSWRPQTNAHVREGDKQHFSQSPYFDFQGSMQSQRFDGGNSMFSGGNAQQVMPFMYPVNDLRRQSNMSINSNFRSRSTLPYGSGVPGANVDNVMSANESPAFKSYVGDIRTRRGERTPHVPASAMMTSVMMNQGGPAIQPCFYLDECYEQWRRLEKERKKIEAILKKTFFGKRPAAVTNINLPKTPPNPTRIDHLIVNQTREQAKVESLLERMECLCSTPLHSNIHTALKRHHMAICITQARCMEDTANMTKYLRQKPHFTEDRDDTAKACQDAEPPCYQGGHMQ, encoded by the exons TCAGCTTATAATGACAGAGGGCTCGGACAACCTGTGAATAATTTTCTCAACCTCAGTGACATATTTAGACCTCAAAATGAAATGAGCAGCACCAGCTTTGATCCTTTCTATGAAGACCACTCGATCCAGAGCAGCGTAAAGCCCATTTGTAATGAGCAGTATGTGCCAGAAGACATAAACCAGCTGGTCAGcagttttcagtcattcatGGCTGATAGCGTATGTCGTGGAGACTTTCCAAATATGCACAAGCAGGCATTGGGCATGCACAGTGAAGATAGTCTGGTTGAAGAATGGAAAACTACTAGCCCTTCGATGTCGACACAAAGTACTCCTGCAATGCAGATCCCAAAACAGCTGGTGGGAGAATTTGGGACAGTGCAGAGGGAAAGAAGTGAAGGAGTGAGGAAACAAATATTTAAGCGTCATGCTTTTCAAGATCTACCAGATTTCACCTCTCAAAACCCAGAGTGTTTCCAGCAATCAAAGCAATTCTCTGCAACTTTAAACTTCCCAAATCAATACCAAAACAAGATGAcaatgcacagagagaacattaACGTAAGCATGAACCAATATTCAAACCATCATATCCAGCAGAGCCAGATACAGAACAAGATCAAGCCACAGatgcagaaggaaaaaaagaggctgCATATGTCTGGACTACAGGGAGAAGTCTTCTCTTGGAGGCCCCAGACCAATGCTCATGTGAGAGAAGGGGATAAACAGCACTTCTCACAAAGCCCATACTTTGACTTCCAGGGCAGCATGCAGTCTCAGAGATTTGATGGAGGAAACAGCATGTTCAGTGGAGGGAATGCACAGCAGGTCATGCCTTTCATGTATCCTGTAAATGACCTCAGGAGACAGTCCAACATGTCCATCAACTCAAACTTCCGCTCTAGATCCACATTACCCTACGGAAGTGGTGTTCCTGGTGCTAATGTGGATAATGTAATGTCAGCCAATGAGTCTCCAGCTTTCAAGTCTTATGTGGGTGACATAAGGACCCgcagaggagagagaactcCTCATGTCCCAGCCTCAGCCATGATGACTTCAGTGATGATGAATCAGGGGGGACCTGCGATCCAGCCTTGCTTCTACCTGGACGAGTGTTATGAGCAATGGAGGCGtttggagaaagagagaaagaag ATAGAGGCCatccttaaaaaaacattttttgggaaaaggCCTGCAGCAGTGACCAACATTAATCTACCCAAAACTCCACCAAACCCCACAAGAATCGACCACCTGATTGTTAATCAGACAAGAGAACAAGCAAAG GTGGAAAGCCTTCTGGAACGAATGGAGTGTCTGTGTAGCACTCCCCTACACAGCAACATCCACACAGCACTGAAGAGGCATCATATGGCCATTTGCATCACGCAGGCAAGATGCATGGAGGACACTGCAAACATGACCAAATATCTGCGGCAGAAACCTCATTTCACAGAGGACAGAG ATGACACTGCCAAAGCCTGTCAAGATGCAGAACCACCATGTTACCAAGGAGGACACATGCAGTGA